The following is a genomic window from Bordetella petrii.
CGACCTGACCGGGTCGGGCGACACCGCCGTACAGTTCGTGCGCGCCGGCTGGCCCACCCAGCTGTCGGTGGGGCGGGCCGGCCAGGCGCTGGTCGATCCGGCCGCCGGCCGTGCCGAGGTGATCGCGGTTACCACGCACAGCCGGCCCATGCCCGGCCCGCAGGCCGCGGCGGTGGTGCGCGACGACGTGGCCGCCCTGCGCGTGGCCGGCGTGCGCCGCCTGTACAAGAAAGTCGATTCCACCTTGCGCGGCGCGTTCAAGGCCGAGATCGACGCGGCGCGCCAGGCCTGGCGCGACGACGCGATCGCGGTGGTGTGTCCGGCGTTTCCGGCCACGGGGCGCACCGTGCGCGACGGTATTCTTTATGTGGATGGCCGGCCGGTCACCGAAACGTCGGCGGCCACCGATCCCGTTACGCCCGTGACCGAGAGCCACATTCCCACGCTGCTGGGCGGCGCGCAGCTGGCCGTGATCGAGGGCGAGACCTCGCGCGCGCTGGCCGACCGCATTCTGGCGGCCGGCGCCGTGGTGGTGGTCGATGCGCAGACGCCGGCCGACATGGAGCGCCTGGCGCGCGCCATCGTGCTGCTGGGCGAGCGCGCGCTGCCGGTCGGCTCCGGCGGCCTGGCGGCGCCGCTGGCGCGGCTGTGGGCCGGCGCCGAATCGCGCGGCACGGTCATCGTGGTGGTGACGTCGCAGCACAGCGCGGCGCGCCGCCAGGCGGCTGCCCTGCAGGCGGGCGGCGCGCAGACGTGGTCGCCCACGCTGGCGCAACTGGCCGATGATGCGGCCTGGCGCGACTGGACGGCGCAAGTGCAACAGAGCGCGCCCGCCGCGCAGGCGCAGGCCACGTTATTGCTGCTGGCGCCCGAAGGGCGGCGGGACGGCCTGGACTCGGATGCCGTGGCGGCCCGCCTGGGCGGACTGGCCGGGCAACTGATCCTGGCCGGCACCGCCGCCGGCGTGGTCGCCACCGGCGGCGACGGCGCCAGCGCCGTGCTGGCGGCCCTGCAGGCCGGCGGCATCGCGCTGGTTGATGAAGTCACCGGCGGCGTGCCGCTGGGTACCCTGACCGGCGGGCCGGCAGCCGGATTGCCTATCGTGACCAAGGCCGGCGGTTTCGGCGCCGACGATGTATTGATCCGGGCCGCCAGCGCGGTCCGCGAACGGAGATTCCAAGCATGACCCAAGACGCAACGCCCCCCCGCATTCCCACCCTGGCTGTCACGCTGGGCGACGTGGCTGGCATCGGACCCGAGATCACCGCCAAGATGCTGCTGGGGCACGACGATCTGCGTCAGCGCGCGCGGCTGGTCGTGGTGGGCGATGCCGCGGCGCTGCGCCGGGCCGCCCAGGCGCTGGGCGCCGACGCCTCGCGCGTGCGGGTGGTCGAGGGGCCCGAGCAGGTACGCAATACGCCGGGCATCATCGAAGTCATCCAGGCAGGCCCTTCGCTCGAGCACGTGCCGCTGGGCAAGCTGAGCGCCGACGCGGGCGACGGTTCGGTGCGCTTTGTCACTACGGCGTGTGCACTGGCGCGCGAGGGCCGCATCGACGGCATCGTCACGGCGCCGCTGAACAAGGCCGCCATGCATCTGGCCGGCCACAAATGGCCCGGCCACACTGAACTGCTGGCGCACGAATTCGGCGTCAAGACGTTCTCGCTGGTGCTGTCGGCGGGCGACCTGTACATCTTTCACGCCACCACCCATGTGTCGTTGCGCCAGGCCATCGACGATGTCACGCCGCAGCGCATGCGGGCGGTGCTGCGCCTGGCCGGCTCGTTTGCCCAGGCCCTGGGCCGCGCCGACGAACCGGTAGCGGTGGCGGGGCTGAATCCGCACGCCGGCGAGAACGGCATTTTCGGCACCGAAGACGCCGACATCCTGGCGCCGGCCGTGGCCGAGGCCAACGCCGCCGGCATTCGCGCCGCCGGCCCCATTCCGGCCGACGCGCTGTTCCCGCAGGCCGTGCGCGGCAAATGGAAGTTCGTCATCGCCTGCTACCACGACCAGGGCCACGCTCCGTTCAAGTCGGTGTACGGCGACGACGGGGTGAACATCACCGTGGGCCTGCCGGTCGTGCGTGTCTCGGTCGACCACGGCACGGCCTTCGACATCGCAGGCCAGGGTGTGGCACGCGAAGACAGCCTGGTGCTGGCGGCCGAGCGGGCCGCGCATCTGGCCCCGGGCTGGTCGCATGTATGGGAAACTGCGCGCTCCACTACCGGAGGCTGATCCCATGGCGTCGTCCGCCGAACCCGCCGCGCCGCTCGACCGCTCCAGCGGCGATCCCCTGCATGCGCAGATAGCCCAGGCGCTGCGCCGCGACATTCGCGACCGCCAATGGGCGCCTGGCACAGTGCTGCCCAGCGAGGCGGCGCTGTGCCGGCAATTCGGCGTGGCGCGCAGCGTGGTGCGGCAGGCATTGGCGACGCTGGTGGCCGAGGGACTTATCCGCCGCGATCCCGGACGCGCGCCCACGGTGGCTCCTGCGCTCGAGCATCGTCGCATGGTGCAGCGCTCCACCGGCCTCTTCGAACAATTCGCCCACACCGGCACCGTGCTGCTCACGCGCGTGCTGCGCTGCGAGCCGGCCAAGCCGCCTCCCGAGGTAGCGACATTCTTCGGCTCGGATGACACCCTGCTGCTGGAACGCTTGCGCCGCGTCGACGACGAGCCGTTGGCCTTTGTGCGCACCTGGCTGCCGCGCGCGCGCCTGCCCGGCCTGTGCGCCGAGCATCTGCACGACACCTCGCTGCACCGCACCCTGGTGCAGCGGTTCGGCCTGCACCCGGGCCGGGGCCGCAACCGCATTCGCGCGGTGGGGGCCGACGCCGCGCTGGCCGAGGCGCTGCGAATACCAGTCGGCAGCCCGCTGCTGATGCTGGAAGGGCAGGGGTTCGACCAGCACGGACAGCCGCTCGAATGGTTCACTACCTGGCACCGCGCGGAAAAACTCGTGTTCGACGTTGATGTCAGTCCCGCTGGCGAGCATATCCATGCAGCGTTGCCGGATGCCGCCGGCCCTGCCGCGCCGCAGCCGGGTGGCTCGCCCACATCGCTCGAATCGGTCGAGGCGGCGCTCGAAGCCGCGCTCGATGCGGTGCGGCGCATGCGGCAAGGCGCGCCGGGCACCTGACGCGGTTCGGGCAGGCGGGCGCGGGTGCTATGCTAGGCGCCCACCCGTCCAACTGCCTCATGCCGCCATGACCGCACGCGTCGCCAGCCTGCACATTTATCCCATCAAGTCCTGCGCCGCCATCGATCTGGCCGAGTCGTCTATCGACCGCGCTGGCCTGGCCGGCGACCGGCGCTGGATGATCCTGACCGCGCAAGGCCAGTTCATGACGCAGCGCCAATGGCCCGCCATGGCGCTGATCCGCCCGGCCCTCACGGCCGACCATCTCGAGTTGCGCGCACCCGGCATGCCGGTGCTGCGCGTGCCGCTCGACGGCTCGCAGTTAAGTGGCACGGTGCGCCAGGCCACAGTCTGGAAAGACACCGTGCCCGCGCGCGACGAAAGCGGCGAGGCAGCCGCCTGGCTCAGCCAGGTGCTGGGGCTGGATTGCGTGCTGGTCAAGATCGACGCACCGTCCCAGCGGCCCTCGCGAATCGAATGGGTCGAGCGCTGGTGCGCCGCGCACCCCGATCTGGCCGAGGCGTTCGCCGGTGAACACCGGCTGGGCTTCGCGGATGGCTTTCCCTTGCTGATCGCCAACCAGGCTTCGCTCGACGAACTGAACGCGCGGCTGGCCGCGCAGGGCGAGCCGGCGGTGCCCATGAACCGCTTCCGGCCCAATATCGTCATCCAGGGCGAATGGGAGGCATACGATGAAGACCACACCGCCATGGT
Proteins encoded in this region:
- the dtnK gene encoding D-threonate kinase yields the protein MAPFIAIVADDLTGSGDTAVQFVRAGWPTQLSVGRAGQALVDPAAGRAEVIAVTTHSRPMPGPQAAAVVRDDVAALRVAGVRRLYKKVDSTLRGAFKAEIDAARQAWRDDAIAVVCPAFPATGRTVRDGILYVDGRPVTETSAATDPVTPVTESHIPTLLGGAQLAVIEGETSRALADRILAAGAVVVVDAQTPADMERLARAIVLLGERALPVGSGGLAAPLARLWAGAESRGTVIVVVTSQHSAARRQAAALQAGGAQTWSPTLAQLADDAAWRDWTAQVQQSAPAAQAQATLLLLAPEGRRDGLDSDAVAARLGGLAGQLILAGTAAGVVATGGDGASAVLAALQAGGIALVDEVTGGVPLGTLTGGPAAGLPIVTKAGGFGADDVLIRAASAVRERRFQA
- the pdxA gene encoding 4-hydroxythreonine-4-phosphate dehydrogenase PdxA — protein: MTQDATPPRIPTLAVTLGDVAGIGPEITAKMLLGHDDLRQRARLVVVGDAAALRRAAQALGADASRVRVVEGPEQVRNTPGIIEVIQAGPSLEHVPLGKLSADAGDGSVRFVTTACALAREGRIDGIVTAPLNKAAMHLAGHKWPGHTELLAHEFGVKTFSLVLSAGDLYIFHATTHVSLRQAIDDVTPQRMRAVLRLAGSFAQALGRADEPVAVAGLNPHAGENGIFGTEDADILAPAVAEANAAGIRAAGPIPADALFPQAVRGKWKFVIACYHDQGHAPFKSVYGDDGVNITVGLPVVRVSVDHGTAFDIAGQGVAREDSLVLAAERAAHLAPGWSHVWETARSTTGG
- a CDS encoding GntR family transcriptional regulator is translated as MASSAEPAAPLDRSSGDPLHAQIAQALRRDIRDRQWAPGTVLPSEAALCRQFGVARSVVRQALATLVAEGLIRRDPGRAPTVAPALEHRRMVQRSTGLFEQFAHTGTVLLTRVLRCEPAKPPPEVATFFGSDDTLLLERLRRVDDEPLAFVRTWLPRARLPGLCAEHLHDTSLHRTLVQRFGLHPGRGRNRIRAVGADAALAEALRIPVGSPLLMLEGQGFDQHGQPLEWFTTWHRAEKLVFDVDVSPAGEHIHAALPDAAGPAAPQPGGSPTSLESVEAALEAALDAVRRMRQGAPGT
- a CDS encoding MOSC domain-containing protein translates to MTARVASLHIYPIKSCAAIDLAESSIDRAGLAGDRRWMILTAQGQFMTQRQWPAMALIRPALTADHLELRAPGMPVLRVPLDGSQLSGTVRQATVWKDTVPARDESGEAAAWLSQVLGLDCVLVKIDAPSQRPSRIEWVERWCAAHPDLAEAFAGEHRLGFADGFPLLIANQASLDELNARLAAQGEPAVPMNRFRPNIVIQGEWEAYDEDHTAMVTVGQVRMALVKPCTRCPMPNIDQLTAQRHDEPGRTLAAYRKFEIGVVFGQNAIVAAPTGARLRVGDAAEIELDF